From a single Nicotiana tomentosiformis chromosome 2, ASM39032v3, whole genome shotgun sequence genomic region:
- the LOC138905427 gene encoding uncharacterized protein: MHVIDAKTSYNILIRRPWIHENKVVPSMYHQCLKYYEGEVEKKIIADDEPFTEAESHFADAKFYLKNRIVKELKADDVMNEKDDESTAKRVEVVADKIKVVAEKGLTLPVKQIEAVKSSSIPLAGFVAQNRLQNVVLLTKRTDEGFDPNAYRLFAKAGYNPNELSKLGKLPSEAATRQPREGLGYKQSSPVRILIRRVSSNYITVEDESAASNKPSIFDRLGKLTVRTSVFERLCPLKKGNKFQRNFQSIRTPVSPKIQKISKDFQIYTKERDEDEESVGSSYHVTVQGENGVPSSMEDNAELEDVSPCYHISFNYGDSQEDEDAEDAPPELEEGVKTIVDALKEVNLGTDEEPRPTYLSALLEVDEESTNIELLKEFSDVFAWSYNEMPGLDPKVAVHHLAVKNGAHPVKQAQRHFRSDLVLIEAGFIREVKYPTCVSSIVPVRKKNGQIRVCVDFRDLNNACPKDEFPLPIPELIIDATTGYEAMSFMGGSSGYNQIRMAPKDEELTAFCTPMAIKGQTLADFLVDHPIPDDWELTDELPDEDAMVIEVQPP; encoded by the exons ATGCATGTGAttgatgcaaagacttcatacaataTCTTGATtagaaggccttggatacatgagaataaagtggttccatctatgtaccatcaatgtttgaaatactacgaaggtgaagtcgagaagaagataatTGCTGATGACGAGCCATTCACCGAAgctgagtcacacttcgccgatgcaaagttctacttgaagaaccgcattgtgaaggagctaaaagctgatgatgTCATGAATGAAAAGGATGACGAGTCCACGGCTAAGAGAGTTGAGGTGGTTGCCGACAAAATCAAAGTTGTTGCTGAGAAG GGGTTAACTCTTCCAGTCAAAcaaattgaggcagtaaagtcgTCCTCAATACCGCTTGCAGGGTTTGTGGCTCAAAATCGTTTGCAGAATGTGGTACTCCTTACAAAGCGaacagatgaaggttttgatcctaacgcttacaggctatttgcaaaagctggatacaatccTAATGAGCTATCAAAGTTAGGGAAGCTACCATCAGAAGCTGCGACGAGAcaaccacgtgaaggtttgggatacaagcaaTCGTCACCAGTGCGCATCCTCATAAGAAGGGTGAGCAGcaattatatcactgtagaagatgaatctgccgcttctaacaagccttctatctttgatcgacttggaaaattaACTGTGAGGACTTCTGTGTTTGAGAGATTGTGTCCATTAAAGAAGGGAAACAAGTTCCAGAGAAACTTTCAAAGCATAAGAACACCTGTTTCGCCCAAAATCcagaagatctctaaggatttccaaa TCTACACTAAGGAACGTGACGAAGatgaagaaagtgtgggttcttcaTATCATGTTACTGTACAAGGCGAGAATGGTGTTCCATCTTCAATGGAGGATAATGCAGAATTGGAGGATGTTTCaccgtgttatcacatatcctttaaCTATGGGGActctcaagaagatgaagatgcagaagATGCTCCACCTGAACTTGAAGAAGGAGTGAAGACTATagttgatgccttaaaagaagttaaccttggcaccgatgaagaaccaagacccacctacctaagtgctttactagaagttgatgaagaaagcactaatattgagttactcaaagaGTTCAGCGATGTCTTTGCTTGGAGCTACAATGAGATGCCTGGCTTGGACCCGaaagtagcagtccatcaccttgcCGTCAAGAATGGTGCTCACCCTGTTAAACAAGCCCAAAGGCACTTTAGGTCGGACTTGGTACTCATCGAAGCTGGCTTTATtcgtgaagttaaatacccaacatgtgtttcaagtattgtccctgtaaggaagaaaaatggccagattcgagtgtgcgttgactttagggatctcaacaatgcgtgCCCGAAAGATGAATTTCCGCTTCCTATTCCAGAGCTGATAATAGATGCTACTACTGGTTATGAGGCAATGTCGTTTATGGGTGGTTCatcaggctataaccaaattcgcatggcaccaaaagatgaagagcttactgcattctGCACCCCAATG gctataaaaggacaAACGTTAGCAGACTTCTTGGTAGATCACcctatacctgatgattgggagTTAACTGACGAACTACCTGATGAGGACGCAATGGTTATTGAAGTTCAGCCTCCAtag